One part of the Pristis pectinata isolate sPriPec2 chromosome 17, sPriPec2.1.pri, whole genome shotgun sequence genome encodes these proteins:
- the LOC127579609 gene encoding LOW QUALITY PROTEIN: phospholipase A2, minor isoenzyme-like (The sequence of the model RefSeq protein was modified relative to this genomic sequence to represent the inferred CDS: substituted 1 base at 1 genomic stop codon) — translation MIKCTTPGSKPFRTFNNXGCYCGLGGSVDELDRCCQTHDYCYEKATNGTETSDSGARAKAAIWDQISAGNGKCQKFVCECDRNAAICFSKAKYNPENKGIKKSCCK, via the exons ATGATTAAGTGCACGACCCCAGGCAGCAAACCATTTCGAACATTCAACAACTAAGGCTGTTactgtggacttggtgggtcagTGGATGAACTAGACAG GTGCTGTCAGACCCATGACTACTGTTACGAGAAAGCTACGAA TGGGACTGAAACTTCTGACTCAGGGGCAAGAGCCAAGGCTGCAATTTGGGACCAGATCAGTG CTGGAAATGGCAAATGTCAGAAGTTTGTCTGTGAATGTGATCGCAATGCAGCCATTTGCTTCTCTAAAGCGAAATACAATCCTGAAAATAAAGGCATCAAGAAATCTTGCTGCAAGTAG
- the LOC127579610 gene encoding phospholipase A2, minor isoenzyme-like: MLGLLVVLLLSAAAESASIESRNLIQFSDMISCVNPGYSPLLRFNNYGCYCGPGGSGTPVDELDRCCQTHDYCYEKAENELKCNLVKAPKMIAYQYTCSKTGTIECSTGNGKCQKFVCECDRNAAICFSKAKYNPENKGINKSRCK, translated from the exons ATGTTGGGACTGCTTGTTGTACTTCTACTCTCAG CTGCTGCTGAGAGCGCTTCCATTGAGTCCAGGAACCTTATACAGTTCAGTGACATGATTTCATGCGTCAACCCAGGCTACAGTCCACTTCTCAGATTCAACAACTACGGATGCTACTGTGGACCCGGTGGGTCTGGGACACCAGTGGATGAACTAGACAG GTGCTGTCAGACCCATGATTACTGTTACGAGAAAGCTGAGAATGAACTTAAGTGTAATCTTGTAAAGGCACCCAAAATGATAGCCTACCAATACACCTGCTCAAAAACGGGAACTATTGAATGCAGCA CTGGAAATGGCAAATGTCAGAAGTTTGTCTGTGAATGTGATCGCAATGCAGCCATTTGCTTCTCTAAAGCGAAATACAATCCTGAGAATAAAGGCATCAATAAATCTCGCTGCAAGTAG